The following DNA comes from Nocardioides sp. JQ2195.
GTCGACTCAACGAGGTCGAGGTCAACGGGGTCAACGTCATCATCGACTACTGCCACAACGCGCCGGGCATGCGCATGCTCGGCGACTTCGTCGACCGGGTCGGTGACTCGCTCGACCACGAGCTGGCCCGTCCCTCACGCATCGGTGTCATCGCCACGGCAGGCGACCGTCGCGACGAGGACATGCGTGAACTGGGGCACATCGCGGCACAACACTTCGACGTGGTCGTCGTCCGTGAGGACGAGGCTCTCCGTGGACGCGAACGCGGCGAGACCGCGGGCTTCGTGGCCGAGGGTGTGCGCAACGCCATGGAAGAGGGCGCACGCTGCAAGCAGGTCGAGGTGATCATCGAGGAGGTCGACGCGATCCGGCATGCCATGAGTCGTGCCAACCGCGGGGACCTCGTGGTGCTGTGCGTCGACAAGCACCCGCAGGTGATGGGTGAGCTGGAGAACTGGTCCAACCAGGCCCAGGCGGGTTCTGGTGCGAGCGACGAGTCCCCCGGAGCTGACCCCGACTACACCCCGTCCCCGCAGGCCTGAGGTGCGCGTCTTCCGTCTCGACCAGATTCCACATCGCCCTGTGGAGGCGAACTCCAGCACTGGCTTCGCGGTCGGCGCGTTGGGCATCACGGCCGAGGCGCACCTGGTCGTGGTGCGGCTCGCGCCAGGAGGCGTGATCGGTCAGCACCCTGCGGTCGGGCGGCAGATCCTCCTGGTGGTCGACGGTGACGCCACAGTCACGGGTGCTGACGACGCACCGCGTGCGCTCGGGCCAGGGGAAGCGGCGGTCTGGGAACCGGGCGAGCCCCACACCACCACGACGGAGCACGGACTGCTGGGCTTCGTCGTGGAGGGCGACCTGGATCTGGACACTCGCCCGGGCGCGGTGGACGCGCCCTAGCTGCTTCTCGAGACCGGTACCGGGCGTGGCGGTGGTCTGACGTTCGGTGGTCGAGTGGCCGCGAGGGACGAGCGGTTGTATCGAGACCGGTACCGGGCGTGGCAGTAGGCCCAGTCACCGGGTTCTTGTCCTTGGCGTGGGCCTGCTGTCGTGGTGCTACATGCTCGGCCGGTGCTTGATGTGTCGGTGCCCTGACTGGGAGTTGGTTTCGAGACGGTCGCTGAGTGACCTCCTCAACCAACGTCGATTCAGGGTTCTTGGGTGAGCTCGACTGTTCCGGTGTGGGTGACCAACCAGGTCCGGCCGTGCTGGTTGGTCCAGGTATAGGTGCCGTCGCGGTCGCGTTGGTATCGCCATCCACCGTGGGTTTTGAGCAGGTGGTGTCGGCGGCACAGGGGGGGCCAGGTTCTCCGGGTTCGTCTGCCCCGGTGGTCCGGTGTCGTCATAGGGCACGATGTGGTCGAGGTCGCAGGTCTTCGATGACCTGCCGCAGTAGGGGTGCACGCAGTGGGGGTCGCGTTCGGTGACCTGGTCCCGCATCGACTGTGGCGGATCATGGACATCCACCGCCCACACCTTGGTGGTGTCGATGACCGGCGTCAACCGGGCATCAGCACCGAGTTGCTTCAGGTAGCCGGCGATCAGGGTGGTGGTGGCGGGGCCGAACATGTTAGTGTCCACCACCCCGCCCACCTGACTCCACGGTGGCGGAGGCGGCGCACATGGTGGCCAGGTCCGTGAGGGACAGGTGCACGAACAGCCGGGCCTTGAGGTAGGACTTGCGGCGGGTGACCTGGGTGCCGGTGGCGGGGTTGATCGGTGGGTCCTGGTCGAGGATACCGAGCAGATCCAACGATGCTTGCCGGTCGGCGATGACCCCGAGGGCCTTGGCCTTGCGTTGGCCCAGGGTGTCGGTGTCGCCGAGGCGTCCCATCGTGGTCGCCTCATCGGAGACGAGGCCTTCGAACTTTGCCAGGTCCAACGACCCGCCGGTGGCGTGCAGGGTGCTGGTGCCCTCAGCCCCTGCTTGGTGGTCGACTTCGACGTCCCAGTCGTCACGCCCGGGCAGGCCGGTGTCGGCGTCGAGCTTGTCGGGGTGGAACTTCGCGGTGCCGTGCTTGACGGCCCGGGCCATCGCGGTCAGCGAGTACGAACCACCCTCGTGGAGGTGGTTGTCGATCCACCGGGCTGCCTCCAGGGAGAGGTCGTGGGTGTCCTCGGCGAGGCGGAAGGCTTTCCACAGCTCCAGCTCGAGGTCCTCGAAGCGGGCATGGGTTCGTGGCAGCCGGTGGTGCAGGTCGAGGGTGTTGGCGAGGAACTGCTTCGCAGATTCCCGGGACTTCCTGGTGGCTGCGGCGAGGTCCTCGGTCACGAACGCGGCCACCAGTGGGGTGCCCTCGCCACCCAACACGGCGTCGAAGTCTCCGGCCATGCCGGGCAGTCCGTCGCCCCAGGTCGCGGGGTCGACGTCCGGGCCGGCGGGGTTGGTGACACAGAGCTGGTAGGCCAACCTGACCTTGCGGCGGTCGGTGCGGAACTCGGTGTCGCGGGTGTCAGAGATGAGGTCGAACAGGACGGCGCCGCCGAGGTCACAGACCTCGTAGGGGTGCAGTGCTGCGTCGACTTCGAACATGCCCCCATTGCATCACCGAGCACTGACACCGAACCCCCGAAAAAGGGGGGTTCTGCACAGGGTTCGGAGAAAGTATTTTCAGAATCTTTCCCGGTGGACTGCGGGTGGTGTGAACTCGGCCCGGCGGGGGCGACGTACGGGCGGTTTCGAGACGCTCGTTCCTCGCTCCTCAACCACCGCCGGGGACGGCGTACGGCGCGGAGAACGGTTTCGAGACGCTCGTTCCTCGCTCCTCAACCACCGTCGGGGACGGCGTACGGCGCGGAGGACGGTTTCGAGACGCTCGTTCCTCACCGGCACTCGACCAACGATCAGCGGGCGGCGCGTACCTTGGCGGAGAGGGCCTCGGGCGAGTCCGGAATGCCGCCCTTCGAAGCAATCCAGTCGTAGCACTCCTGGCGCTCGGCGTGGCACATGATGCCGACCACGTCGCCGGGCTGGGCCTGGGCGACCAAGGCTTCCAGTCCGGAGACCTCGGTGGGCCACGACACGATGTGGGTGGCCCCGACGCGTTCGGCCCCGTTGCGCATCAACTGGTCGAGCTCCTCCATGGTGCGACCGCGGAAGTACTTCTCCTTGTGGCAGATGGCCAGCACGTCGGCGTCTCGTCCGGCGATCTCCCCCAGCTTCTCGATCAGGTCGTCCTGGCGGTCACCGACCACGCCCATGCCGAGCAGCAACCGCGAGCCGGGGCGGCGTACGCCGTTCATGATCTCGAACATCGCCTCGAGCCCGGCTTCGTTGTGGGCCAGGTCCATCACGACGGACACGTCATCGATGGAGAAGAAGTTCATCCGGCCGGGGTTGTGCTCGGCGTCGGGGCGGAACGAACGCAGTCCCTCGATCACCATGTCTCGCGGCAACCCGATGGCCAACGAGGCAGATGCCGCGGCCAAGGTGTTCTCGACGTTGAACCGGGACAGACCGGCGAGGGTCATCGGAACGTCGACGAGCTGGATCAGCGCATCGGCATCCTTGTCGGGCTGCAGCACAGCAACCCAGTCGTCGATCACGGTCGTCGCGCGACCACCGGCGTTGAGCGCCTCACGGATGGCCGGCGACTCAGGGTCGCGGGAGAACACCCAGGGCTTGGCCTTGATCACCTGGCGCATGGCCATCACTCTGGGGTCGTCGCCGTTGAGGACCGACCAGCCGTCCGGACGGGTGATCTGGGCGACCACCGACTTCACCTCGGCCAGCTGGTCGACCGTGTCGATGCCGTGCAGCCCGAGGTGGTCAGCGGTCACGTTGGTCACCACGGAGACGTCGTTGCGGGTCAGCCCGATTCCCTTCAGCAGGATGCCGCCGCGAGCGGTCTCGGTGACCGCGAACTCGACTTCCTTGTGGGCCAGCACCCTGCCGGCGCCCGAGGGGCCGGAGTAGTCACCGGGTTCGACGAGCTCACCGTCGATGTAGATGCCATCGGTGTTCGACCAACCCACCAGCAGGCCGTTGGTGCGGGCGATGTGGGCGATCATGCGGGAGGTCGTGGTCTTCCCGTTGGTGCCGGTGACGGCCACCACCGGGATCTTGGGCCGGATGGTGGTCGGGGCTGGCCCCGGCTCAACCTCGTCGAGCTTCTCGGCGACCTCACTGACCAACGCCTCGATGTCGGCGCCCGGCAGGCGATCGAGGACTTCCGCGACGGCCCTGCCGAGGGCCTGGGCCCGCGTGCGGTGCCGCCACGGGAACGCGACGACGAGACGGTGCGGGTCGCTGGTCGGTCGAACGCGTACGGCGAGGCGCGCGGTGCCCGACTCGGCGGCGACAGCACGCACCAGTCGGGCCACGGCGCGGGCCACGAAGCGCTGGCGAAAACCCGAGTTTGCGGCACCGGGGTTGGTGCTCTTCAACCCGATCCGACGAGCGAGTCGCTGGGCCCGCTCGTCCGGGGCCTCGGCGAGAGGAGTGATGTCCAGGGTCAGCTTGATGGCGGCCCGTGGGAAGTAGAGGTTGGGGCCTTCAAGGACACGCAGCTCGATGAGTGAAGTCACCAAGAGGACGTTACAGACTCGGCGCGGATCCGCCGATCCCCCGGCGCCCTGAGGGCGCCGGACAATGGGGTGCGGCTCAGGCCCCCATGGCGTGGAAGCCACCGTCGACGTGCACGATCTCGCCGGTGGTGGCCGGGAAGAAGTCGGAGAGCAGGGCACAGACGGCACGCGCGGTCGGGTCCTGGTCGGTGTTGTCCCAGCCCAGCGGAGCGCGGGTGCCCCACATGTCCTCGAGGTCGCCGAACCCGGGAATGGCCTTGGCGGCCAGGGTGCGCAGCGGCCCTGCGGAGACCAAGTTGCAGCGGATGCCGTCCGGGCCGAGGTCACGGGCGAGGTAGCGCGAGGTGGACTCCAGCGAAGCCTTGGCCACGCCCATCCAGTCGTATGCCGGCCAGGCGACGGTCGCGTCGAAGGTCATGCCCACGACGGAACCGCCCGAACCCATCAACGGCTTGGCGGCCATCGCCAAGGACTTCAAGGAGTAGGCAGAGACCTGGACGGCCTGGGCGACGTCGTCCCAGGGACCGTCGAGGAACTTGCCGCCCAGCAGGGTCTCCGGGTTGCCGTAGGCGATCGAGTGGACCACGCCGTCGAGTCCGTCGACGTGCTCACGCAGCAGCTCGGGGAGCCGGTCGAGGTGTTCCTGGTCGGTGACGTCGAGCTCGAGCACCGGCGGCTCCACCGGGAGGCGCTTGGCGATGCGCTTGGTGATGCCCAAGGCACGCCCGAAGTTGGAGATGAGCACCGTGGCGCCCTGTTCCTGGGCGACCTTGGCCACCGCGAAGCCGATGGAGCTGTCCATCGTCACTCCGGCAACGAGGATCCGCTTGCCTTCGAGAATGCCCATGCGTCGTGCTCCTTGTTCGAGAGGTGAGTGAGGATCAGTGGCCCATGCCGAGGCCGCCGTCGACCGGGATGACCGCACCGGTGACATAGGCACCGCCGTCACCGGCGAGCCAGGTGACGGCTCCGGCGATGTCCTCGACCGCGGCGAAGCGGCCGAGCGGGATCTGGGCCTGGTAGGCAGCCTTCTGCTCGTCGGGCAGCACGTCGGTCATGTCGGTCTGCACGAAGCCGGGCGCGACGACATTGGCGGTGATCGAGCGGGAGCCGAGCTCACGGGCCAGCGAGCGGGCCATGCCGACGAGCCCGGCCTTGGAGGCGGCGTAGTTGACCTGGCCGGGCGAGCCGAGCAGGCCGACGACCGAGGAGATGAAGATGATCCGACCACGTCGCAGCCGCAGCATCCCCTTGGCGGCGCGCTTGGCCACCCGGAACGACCCGGTCAGGTTCGTGTCGATCACCGAGGACCAGTCGTCGTCGCTCATCCTCAGGACCAGCGTGTCCTTGGTGATCCCGGCATTCGCCACGAGCACCTCGACGGGCCCGTGGGCGGCCTCGACCTGCTTGAACGCTGCCTCCACCGCCTCGGTGTCGGTGATGTCGCAGCGAATGTCGAGGGCGCCTTCAGGTGCCCCACCGTTGCGCGTGGTGACGGCGACCTTGTCGCCCTGCTCGAGGAAGGCCTGGGCGATGGCGCGGCCGATGCCGCGGTTGCCGCCGGTGACGAGGACTGATCTGCTCACGCCACTCGACGCTAGAGATTACTCATGCGTATCCCTAAACGACTCGGAGGGAGTCGCCGGGAATCAGTCGTCCTCGAGGCGGAACCCGAGCTTGAGGCCGACCTGGAAGTGCTCGACTTGGCCGTCCTTGACCTGACCGCGCACCTGGGTCATCTCGAACCAGTCGACGTGGCGCAGTGTCTTGGTGGCCCGCTCGATGCCGTTGCGGATGGCCTGGTCGATGCCCTCGGGCGAGGTGCCGACGATCTCGGTGACGCGGTAGGTGCGGTCGGACATGGGGGCCTCCAGGGGATCGACGATCGCGACCCGGGCTCGGGCCACAGGCTGAGCCTACCGACGTACCATGGAGACATGCCACGCAAGGAGCCTGAGCCGGTGCGGATCACCACCGCACCGCAGACGCGCTCCCAGGACATCGCCGGACGCCAGCGTCGCTACCTGATGTCGATGGGCATCCGCACGGTCTGCTTCATCGGTGCCGTTGCCGTGGGGCCGGGCTGGTTGCGGTGGGTGCTGGTCGCCGGCGCGGTGCTGCTGCCGTATGTGGCAGTCGTGTTCGCCAACGAGCCACCCGAGCGGCGGGAGGAGAACCTACGTCCCACGGACTGGTTCGGACGCGAGCTGCCCACGAAGGACTCCACCCATCGCTAGGCTCTGCGACGTGACTGAAGAGATGCGCTGCTCCGCCAAGGGGTGCCAGGCCGACGCGGAGTGGGCCCTGCTGTGGAACAACCCGAAGCTGCACACACCCGATCGTCGCAAGACCTGGTTGGCCTGTGACGAGCACAAGCAGTCATTGAGCGACTTCTTGGGAGCCCGGGGCTTCCTCAGGGACGTGGAGCCGGTCTCCGCCTAGACCAGGCTGGCGACCCGGGCTGGGCGAGTCAGCCGCCGATCGCCGACATCGGACGCGACGGCTGCAGGAAGCTGGGGTCGTTGATGCCGTGACCGGGCAGCTTCGGGCGTACGGCGGCGATCCAGCGCTCGGCGATCTCGTCGTCACTGGCACCATCACGAAGTGGAGTGCGCAGGTCGGACTCCTCGCGGGCGAAGAGACAGTTGCGCACCTGGCCGTCGGCAGTCAGCCGGACCCGGTCACAGTCGCCGCAGAACGGACGGGTGATCGACGCGATCACACCGACGGTGGCGGGCCCGCCGTTGACGGTGAACAGCTCGGCGGGAGCGCTCCCTCGCGGTTCGGAAGCCGGCTCGAGCACGAACTCCCGGTCCAGGGAGGCAAAGATCTCGTCGGCGGTGATCATCTCGTCACGGCGCCAGCCGTGCTGGGCGTCCAGGGGCATCTGCTCGATGAACCGCAGCTCGTAGGAGCGCTCGATCGCCCATCGCAGCAGCTCGGGGGCCTGGTCGTCGTTGTGCCCGCGCAACAACACCGCGTTGATCTTCACCGGCCCCAGGCCCGCCTCCTGCGCGGCTTCGAGACCGGCGACCACGTCATGCAGCCGGTCACGCCGCGTGATGTCGGCGAACGTCTGCGGCCGGATCGTGTCGAGGCTGACGTTGACCCGGTCGAGCCCGGCGTCGGCGAGTGCCCGGGCGGTGCGGCTCAGGCCGAGGGCGTTGGTCGTCATCGAGATCTCCGGCCGCGGCACCATGGCCGCAGTGCCGGCGACGATGTCGACCAGGCCACGCCTGACCAACGGCTCGCCCCCGGTGAAGCGCACCTCGTCCACACCGAGCCTCGACGTGGCGATGTGGATCAGTCGGAGGACCTCGTCATCGGTGAGGACCTCCTCCCCGGGGAGCCAGTCGAGGCCTTCGGCAGGCATGCAATAGGAGCATCGGAGGTTGCACCGATCCGTCAGGGAGACCCGCAGATCTGTGGCCACCCGGCCATGGAGATCACTCAGCTGCTGCATTCCCCGAGTCTAGGCCCCCGGGCCAGCCGACCACGACCTGATCGGCCCAGTTAGCCTTGGTGCCGTGAGATCCCTGTCGTTCCTGTTGACTCGACGCTGGATCCTCTTCTTCCTGACCGTGGTGCTGCTGTCCCTGCTAGCCTGGCGCCTGGGTGTGTGGCAGTTCCACCGCCTCGACGACCGCAAGGACTCGAACTCCATCGTGGAGCGCAACGAGCACGAGGAACCGGCACCGGTCGAGCAAGTCATGTCCACCGGCACCGGCGTGGACACCGAGCACGAGTGGCGCCGGGTGGTGGCGACCGGCGAGTACGACGTGGACGACACGGTGATCGTGCGCTACCGGACCCGTGACGGCAGTCCCGGTGTCGACGTGGTGGTCCCGCTGGTGACCAGGTCCGGGACCGCGCTGCTGGTCGACCGCGGTTGGATGGCCACCCAGAACAGCGGAGACACTCCCGACGACATTCCTGCGCCGCCACCCGGCGAAGTGACGGTCGAGGGCTGGGTGCGCAAGGACGCCACAGGGGACTCCACCCGGGTCGACGACCACTCCACCCGGGCGATCTCGAGCACGGAGATCAGCGCGGCCCTCGACCTGGAGGCCTACCGCGGGTTCGTGGACCTGGTCAGCGAGGATCCGGCACCCGCCGAGGGACTGGAGCTGGCCAGCAAGCCCGAGCTCGACAACGGCCCGCACTTCTTCTACGGACTGCAGTGGTGGTTCTTCGGCCTGCTGGCCGTCATCGGTTTCTTCTGGATGGCCTACGACGAGTGGAGCGGCAAGGGCTCAAAGCGTGCGCGCAAGGCCCCCGTCAACCGGAAGCAGCAGCCCCGTGAGGAAGCTCGCCGCCGGTGACATGAGGAACGCCGCCGTGCGGCCGAACTCCTCGGGTGTGCCGTAGCGCCCGAGGGGAATGGCGGCCACGGCTGCCGCCTTGGCCTGCGCTGCGTCGCCGGTCAGTTCATCGAGCTGCTGGACCCTTGCGGTGTCGATGCGACCGGGCATCAGCCCGTTGACCCGGATCCCGCGCGGCCCGAGCTCGTCCGCGAGCTGCTTGGCCACCATCGCCAACCCGGGCCGCAGCCCGTTCGAGATGGCCATGTCGGGCAACGGCTCCTTCGCCGACGTGGACAGCACGAACGTGATCGATCCTCCGTCACCGAGGGCAGCGGCGACCTCGCGAGCCACACGGACGGTGCCGAGGAAGACGGACTCGAACGATGTCACCCAGTCCTCGTCCGCGGTCTCGGCGACGCTGCCCTTGGGCGGGCCGCCAACCGAGATCAGCACACCGTCGAGACGGCCGAACGCGTGCTGTGCTGCCTCGATGAGCCGCCCCGGTGACTGCGCATCGGCGTTGTCGGCCGCGACCCCACGAGCATTCTCGCCGAGCTCGGAGACTGCGGCGTCGAGGGAGTCCTGGTCACGCCCGGAGAGCACCACCCGGGCCCCGTCCGCCACCAGCTGGTCGGCGGTCGCGCGACCGAGACCCCGCGCTCCCCCGGTGACGACGTAGACACGGTCCTGAAGATTGAGGTCCATGGCCAGCATCCTGCCACTCGGGGCAAGGTGGGTCGCGCGAGCCGGGCTCAGCCCGATGTCACGTCGTCGATGAACTGGGTGCGGTGCAGCTGGCCGTAGAGCCCACCCTGAGCCAGCAGCTCGGTGTGGGTCCCGCGTTGCACCACGCGTCCTTCGTCGACGACCAGGATCTGGTCGGCACCGCGGATGGTGGAGAGCCGGTGGGCGATCACCAAGGACGTACGCCCGGCCAACGCGGCGTCGAGGGCACGCTGCACGGCGGCCTCCGACTCGGAGTCGAGGTGTGCCGTCGCCTCGTCGAGGACGACGATGGCCGGTGCCTTGAGGAGCAGTCGGGCGATGGCCAGGCGCTGGCGCTCTCCGCCGGACAACCGGTAGCCACGGTCTCCGACGACGGTGTCGAGACCGTCGGGCAGGGCAGCGACCAGCCGGCCGATCTGGGCAGCGTCCAGCGCCTGCCGGATGTCGTCGTCGCTCGCATCCCGCTTGGCGTAGAGCAGGTTGGCGCGGATGGTGTCGTGGAACATGTGGGCGTCCTGGGTGACGTAGCCGACCACGTCCTCCAGTGACTGCAGCTCGACGTCGCGCACGTCGTGCCCGTCGATCTCCACGGCACCGCCGGAGACGTCGTACAGCCGGGCGACCAGGTGGGTGACGGTCGTCTTGCCGGCACCCGACGGCCCGACCAGCGCGACCATCTCGCCCGGCTCGGCCACGAAGCTGATGTCGGCGAGCACCTGCTCGGTGTCGCGGCTCTCCTTGCGGGCCACCACCTCCAGCGAGGCGAGGGAGACCTCGTCGGCACGGGGGTAGGTGAACGCGACCTTGCGGAACTCCAGACGGGCAGCGTCGCGCGGCAGGACCACCGGGTCCTCTCGCTCCTGGACCAGTGACGGCAGGTCGAGAAGCTCGAAGACGCGCTCGAAGCTGACCAGGGCAGTCATCACGTCGATGCGTACGTTGGAGAGCCCCTGCAGGGGACCGAGCAGCCGCAGGAGCAAGGTGGCCAGGGCCAGCAGCGTGCCGACGCTGAGCTGCTCGTGGATCGCGAGATAGCCGCCGACGCCGTAGACCAGGGCCGTGGCCAGCGCCGGGACGGTCATCATCGCCGCCACGAAGATGCGCGTGATCAGCGAGATGCGGACGCCGAGGTCACGCACCACGGCGGCCTTGACGGCGAACTTCGCGTCCTCCTCGTCCCGGCGCCCGAAGAGCTTGAGCAGCATCGCCCCGCCGACGTTGAAGCGCTCGGTCATCGCGTTGCCGAGATCGGCGTTGCCGTCCATCTGATCGCGAGTGAGACCGGCCAGCCGGTGGCTGACCCACCGTGAGGTCAGCATCAGGATCGGGAAGAGGGCCAGGCAGGCCAGCGTCACCCGCCAGCTGAGCGCGAACATGGTCGCACCGACGACGACCACCGAGATCAGGTTCGACACCGTGCTCGACAGGGCTGACGTGAACGCACGCTGGGCACCGATCACGTCGTTGTTGAGGCGCGACACCAGCGCACCGGTCTGGGTGCGGGTGAAGAACGCCAGCGACTGGCGTTGCACGTGCGCGAAGACCCGGGTCCGCAGGTCATAGATCAGGCCCTCGCCGATCCGCGAGGAGAACCAGCCCGTCAGGACGTTGAGCAACCCGCTGAACACGGCCGTGACAGCCATCGCGACGGCCAGCCAGGTGACCAGCGAGACATCGCCCCGCAGGATGCCGTCATCGACGATGCGCTGCACCAAGAGCGGCGTGACCACGACCAGGCAGGCGTCAACGACGGTCAGGGCCAGGAACAACGCGATCAGCCCCCGGTGCGGGCCGGCGAAGCTCAGCACACGGCGCACGGTGCCGCGCTCAAGGCGGTTCTCGACGACACTGCGGTCGGCACGCAGGTTGCGGAAGGCCGGCCCGGCACCCATCATCCCCGACACGTCCGGCTCCTCAGGCCAGGGAGACGAGGTCGGCGTAGCCCTCGTTCCAGAGGTCCTCGTCACCGTCGGGCAGCAGCAGGACCCGGTCGGGCTCGAGAGCTCTCACCGCGCCTTCGTCGTGGGTGACCAGGATGATCGCGCCCTCATAGGTGCGGATCGCGGCCAGCACCTCCTCGCGCGAAGCAGGGTCGAGGTTGTTGGTGGGCTCGTCGAGGAGCAGCACGTTGGCACTGGAGACGACCAGGCTGGCCAGGGCGAGCCGGGTCTTCTCGCCGCCGGAGAGGACCGCGGCCGACTTGTGCGCGTCGTCGCCGGAGAAGAGGAACGACCCGAGCACGCTGCGAGCCTCGGTGTCGGTCAGCTGGGGCGCCGCCGACTGCATGTTCTCCAGCACGGTGCGGCTGGTGTCGAGCGTCTCGTGCTCCTGGGCGTAGTAGCCGACCTTGAGCCCGTGGCCAGGGATGACCTCCCCGGTGTCCGGCTGGTCGACCCCGGCCAGGATCCGCAGCATCGTGGTCTTGCCGGCGCCGTTGAAGCCGAGGATCACGACGCGACTGCCCTTGTCGATGGCCAGGTCGACGTCCATGAAGACCTCGAGCGAGCCGTAGGACTTGGAGAGCTCCTTGGCGGTGAGCGGGGTCTTGCCACAGGCGGCCGGCGCGGGGAACTTGATCTTGGCGACCTTGTCGGCCTGGCGCTCGCCCTCGAGACCGGCCATCATCTTCTCGGCGCGCTTGAGCATCGACTGGGCAGCGGTGGCCTTGCTGGCCTTGGCCCGCATCCTGTTGGCCTGGTCGGTGAGCGTCTTCGCCTTCGACTCCGCATTGGCCCGCTCGCGCTTGCGGCGCCGCTCGTCGGTCTCGCGCTGCGTCAGGTAGTGCTTCCAGCCCATGTTGTAGACGTCGATCTCGGCGCGGTTGGCGTCGAGGTGCATCACCTTGTTGACCGTGGCCTCGAGGAGCTCGTTGTCGTGGCTGATCACGATCAGCCCGCCCTTGTAGTTCTTGAGGAACTCGCGCAGCCACACGATCGAGTCGACGTCGAGGTGGTTGGTGGGTTCGTCGAGGAGCATGGTCTCGGCGTCGGAGAAGAGGATGCGGGCCAGCTCGACGCGGCGTCGCTGGCCACCGGAGAGGGTTCTCAGCGGCTGGGTGAGGATGCGGTCCTCGATGCCGAGGGAGGCCGCGATGGTGGACGCCTCGGACTCCGCGGCGTATCCCCCGCCGGCGTGCAACTCGTTGTCGGCGCGGGCGTACTGCTTCATCGCCTTCTCGGCGACCTCCGGGTCGTCGGAGCCCATGTCACGCTCGGCCGCGCGCAGACGGCGTACGACGTCATCGAGGCCGCGTGCCGAGAGGATCCGGTCGCGGGCCATCACGTCGGGATCACCGGTGCGCGGATCCTGCGGCAGATAGCCGACCTCACCGTTGGTCAGCACCTTGCCCGATGCGGGAGGGGCCTCGCCGGCCAGGATCTTGGTGAGGGTCGTCTTGCCGGCTCCGTTGCGGCCGACCAGGCCGACCTTGTCGCCGGCTGCCACGCGGAAGTTGACGTTCTCCATGAGGAGACGCGCACCGGCACGGACCTCGAGTTGCTGTGCGGTGATCATGAGGCTGGTTAGTCTACGGGGCACAAGGCTCTCCCCCGTCATCCGGACGGACACCAGGAAGGAAGCACCCATGCGCTTCAACCCCAAGGCACGTCTGGACAAGGGGCAGGTCTCCGACGCTGGCGGTGGGGGCGGGCGTGGCGGTGGCCTCGGTGGCGGCG
Coding sequences within:
- a CDS encoding ABC transporter ATP-binding protein, whose protein sequence is MMGAGPAFRNLRADRSVVENRLERGTVRRVLSFAGPHRGLIALFLALTVVDACLVVVTPLLVQRIVDDGILRGDVSLVTWLAVAMAVTAVFSGLLNVLTGWFSSRIGEGLIYDLRTRVFAHVQRQSLAFFTRTQTGALVSRLNNDVIGAQRAFTSALSSTVSNLISVVVVGATMFALSWRVTLACLALFPILMLTSRWVSHRLAGLTRDQMDGNADLGNAMTERFNVGGAMLLKLFGRRDEEDAKFAVKAAVVRDLGVRISLITRIFVAAMMTVPALATALVYGVGGYLAIHEQLSVGTLLALATLLLRLLGPLQGLSNVRIDVMTALVSFERVFELLDLPSLVQEREDPVVLPRDAARLEFRKVAFTYPRADEVSLASLEVVARKESRDTEQVLADISFVAEPGEMVALVGPSGAGKTTVTHLVARLYDVSGGAVEIDGHDVRDVELQSLEDVVGYVTQDAHMFHDTIRANLLYAKRDASDDDIRQALDAAQIGRLVAALPDGLDTVVGDRGYRLSGGERQRLAIARLLLKAPAIVVLDEATAHLDSESEAAVQRALDAALAGRTSLVIAHRLSTIRGADQILVVDEGRVVQRGTHTELLAQGGLYGQLHRTQFIDDVTSG
- a CDS encoding ABC-F family ATP-binding cassette domain-containing protein; protein product: MITAQQLEVRAGARLLMENVNFRVAAGDKVGLVGRNGAGKTTLTKILAGEAPPASGKVLTNGEVGYLPQDPRTGDPDVMARDRILSARGLDDVVRRLRAAERDMGSDDPEVAEKAMKQYARADNELHAGGGYAAESEASTIAASLGIEDRILTQPLRTLSGGQRRRVELARILFSDAETMLLDEPTNHLDVDSIVWLREFLKNYKGGLIVISHDNELLEATVNKVMHLDANRAEIDVYNMGWKHYLTQRETDERRRKRERANAESKAKTLTDQANRMRAKASKATAAQSMLKRAEKMMAGLEGERQADKVAKIKFPAPAACGKTPLTAKELSKSYGSLEVFMDVDLAIDKGSRVVILGFNGAGKTTMLRILAGVDQPDTGEVIPGHGLKVGYYAQEHETLDTSRTVLENMQSAAPQLTDTEARSVLGSFLFSGDDAHKSAAVLSGGEKTRLALASLVVSSANVLLLDEPTNNLDPASREEVLAAIRTYEGAIILVTHDEGAVRALEPDRVLLLPDGDEDLWNEGYADLVSLA